In Balneola sp., one genomic interval encodes:
- the scpB gene encoding SMC-Scp complex subunit ScpB encodes MKNDYEFIDGSRLSSVIEALIFASEEPITGSKIRDIIVENEEQIEITEETVSDFVDKLNERYDENGFSFRIQAMGGGYTFVTQKKYHYWLSIFQHENAYRKLSQSAIESLAIVAYRQPITKPEVDQIRGVDSGYILRQLMEKALIEVSGRADSPGKPLLYRTTKHFLRHFGINSVSELPKPREIDEILKDDDMAEHRQLLMERQLMIDEMEEEEDDVTPEEMADELISEYEEKKTAKENDQEEEVEEELDQPKNENHEGETNEEE; translated from the coding sequence ATGAAAAACGATTATGAATTTATTGATGGTTCCCGGCTTTCATCAGTGATTGAAGCACTGATTTTTGCCAGCGAAGAGCCGATTACCGGTTCTAAAATCCGGGACATTATTGTTGAAAATGAAGAGCAGATTGAGATTACTGAAGAAACGGTATCTGATTTCGTAGATAAGTTGAATGAGCGCTACGATGAAAACGGATTCAGCTTCAGGATCCAAGCAATGGGTGGGGGATATACCTTCGTAACCCAGAAAAAATACCACTATTGGCTCAGTATTTTTCAGCACGAAAATGCTTACAGAAAACTTTCACAATCAGCAATTGAGTCGCTCGCTATAGTAGCCTACCGGCAGCCCATTACAAAACCAGAAGTGGACCAAATCCGCGGGGTTGACTCCGGATATATCCTGCGGCAGCTAATGGAAAAGGCTCTTATTGAAGTTTCAGGCAGAGCTGACAGCCCCGGAAAGCCATTGTTATATAGAACCACAAAACACTTTTTAAGGCACTTTGGAATCAATTCGGTAAGTGAGCTTCCAAAGCCGCGTGAAATTGACGAGATCCTAAAAGATGATGACATGGCCGAACATCGTCAGTTGTTAATGGAGCGTCAGCTTATGATTGATGAAATGGAAGAGGAAGAAGATGATGTGACGCCGGAGGAAATGGCTGATGAATTAATTTCAGAGTACGAGGAGAAGAAAACAGCAAAAGAAAATGATCAGGAAGAAGAGGTTGAAGAGGAATTGGATCAGCCCAAAAATGAGAATCATGAAGGAGAAACCAACGAGGAAGAATGA
- a CDS encoding pseudouridine synthase, with product MSKKGRRKKNKADDKKAATVDQNYSKEEEIRLNKFIAHAGFCSRRDADDYISAGKVQVNGEVTTELGTKVRRKDTVVVDGQNLSLEPFVYLLLNKGENVITTTDDEKDRTTVMDIIEDATGSRVYPVGRLDRNTTGLLVLTNDGDLAHRLMHPSYSIRKTYHVKTEKPLTEKQLGEYLKGVELEDGIAKANHVKQFVDMPEMFEISVFEGRNRLIRRMVEFHGTEVTKLKRVEYAGLTLKNVSMGRWRYLRQNEINALRKHVKLETLDFNKER from the coding sequence ATGAGTAAGAAAGGAAGACGGAAGAAAAATAAGGCAGACGATAAAAAAGCAGCAACGGTAGATCAAAATTATTCAAAAGAAGAGGAAATACGCCTTAACAAGTTTATAGCACATGCAGGCTTCTGCTCTCGCCGAGATGCAGATGATTACATTTCTGCCGGAAAAGTACAGGTTAATGGGGAAGTTACAACTGAGTTAGGAACTAAAGTCCGCAGGAAGGATACGGTTGTAGTAGACGGACAAAACCTCAGCCTTGAGCCTTTTGTGTATTTATTGCTTAATAAGGGAGAAAATGTAATTACAACCACCGATGATGAAAAAGACCGGACGACGGTGATGGATATCATTGAAGATGCAACAGGCTCGCGAGTATATCCGGTTGGGCGCTTGGATCGGAATACAACAGGATTGTTGGTTTTGACCAATGACGGAGATTTAGCTCATCGGCTGATGCACCCAAGCTACTCAATTCGAAAAACCTATCATGTAAAAACTGAAAAGCCACTCACTGAAAAGCAGCTGGGCGAATACCTGAAAGGCGTTGAACTTGAGGACGGAATAGCAAAGGCAAATCACGTGAAGCAGTTCGTTGATATGCCGGAAATGTTTGAAATATCGGTATTTGAAGGAAGAAACCGTTTGATTCGCAGGATGGTAGAATTCCACGGAACAGAAGTAACCAAGCTTAAAAGAGTGGAATATGCAGGGCTCACTTTAAAGAATGTTTCGATGGGGAGATGGAGATATCTTCGACAAAATGAAATTAATGCACTGCGAAAACACGTTAAGCTTGAGACATTAGACTTTAACAAAGAAAGGTAA
- a CDS encoding alpha/beta hydrolase, with translation MEISSISISSGQVKSTEGLPIRYDLYSPISRNGLSFPVIIFLHGFKGFKDWGPFPDICEEMARAGFGVVAMNFSLNGIGDEKTEFTEMELFERETLSQDLEDVGTVIEALQKGEISDSHSSLNTDKIGLIGHSRGGQTAIAAAVEYTPVQCIATWSAVADYRDRWSDSMKKDWEEQGYTEIENSRTGQKMKLGKVVYDDATENAERVIAMERVGELRIPTLFIHGRDDETVPYTDSEKLHIACDARDKELRLVANGTHTYGGAHPFESQDFPKPLAEVLEWTEGWFVEYLR, from the coding sequence ATGGAAATAAGCAGTATTTCGATTTCATCCGGACAGGTAAAATCAACAGAAGGATTACCAATCCGTTATGATTTGTATTCACCTATTTCAAGAAACGGACTCAGCTTTCCGGTCATAATATTTTTACATGGCTTTAAAGGATTTAAAGACTGGGGACCCTTCCCGGATATTTGCGAAGAAATGGCCCGAGCAGGATTTGGGGTTGTTGCCATGAATTTTTCTTTGAACGGAATTGGGGATGAGAAAACCGAATTTACCGAGATGGAATTGTTTGAACGAGAAACGCTCTCTCAAGATCTTGAAGACGTTGGTACGGTGATTGAAGCCCTTCAAAAAGGAGAGATCAGCGATAGCCATTCAAGCTTAAATACCGATAAAATTGGTTTGATAGGGCATTCACGTGGTGGCCAAACGGCTATTGCAGCGGCCGTTGAATATACTCCGGTTCAATGTATTGCCACCTGGTCGGCAGTTGCTGACTATCGGGATCGATGGTCTGATTCCATGAAAAAAGATTGGGAAGAGCAGGGATACACCGAAATTGAAAACAGCCGAACCGGCCAAAAAATGAAGCTCGGTAAGGTTGTATATGATGATGCTACAGAAAATGCTGAACGGGTTATTGCGATGGAACGGGTTGGCGAACTTCGAATTCCTACGCTGTTTATTCACGGACGGGACGACGAAACTGTGCCTTATACTGATTCAGAAAAATTACACATTGCCTGTGACGCCCGCGATAAAGAATTAAGATTGGTGGCCAATGGAACACACACTTATGGTGGTGCTCATCCTTTTGAAAGCCAGGACTTTCCAAAGCCTCTTGCTGAGGTCTTAGAGTGGACGGAAGGTTGGTTTGTAGAATATCTGCGATAA
- a CDS encoding zinc-dependent metalloprotease translates to MNYGKVTINRLAVLLLSFTFVIAGCKTAEKAASSSEGPSRGMRGGGPSGDGEMKKYSDVITKDAETDEGLFDVHKVEDKYYYEIPDALLGQEMLLVTRVAKTADNLGYGGEKLNTQIVRWEKKQDKILLRHISYENVASETKPIYEAVRNSNFEPIIASFDIEALNQDSTGSVVEITSMFTDDIPSLGLDSGDRRQYQVRRVDGSRTFIEHINSYPENIEARNILTYDAGNPPSNSSTGTISIELNHSMIVLPEEEMRPRDYDQRVGFFSVSKTEYTDEAQKAKQIQHVTRWKLVPKDKEAYMAWMNGESDELVEPENPIIYYVDPATPEKWRKYLLQGVDDWQVAFEAAGFKNAIMGKLPPTKEEDPEFSPEDVRYSVIRYFASPVQNAYGPHVHDPRTGQILESDIGWYHNVMNLLRNWFFIQTAAANPDARGVEFDDEIMGELIRFVSAHEVGHTLGFPHNFGSSYAFTVEQLRDPEFTSTHGTAPSIMDYARFNYIAQPGDGVTNFYPAVGEYDKWNAKWGYTWFPDDMSDEEIKATLNEWTVERADDPLYFYGRQTGSKIDPRSQNEDLTNNAMEAGELGLANLQVITENLIDWTEREGANYEELDELYGNIIGQWRRYMGHVLSNVGGIYENHKTYEQDGVVYEAVPEATQRDAMEFLQQHAFSTPTWAFSDEILDRVNQASAVDDFRGAQAGVLSALVDGRRVAKLIEFERRSDDDTYTAFEMMDDVRNGIFSEVRANENIDVHRRALQRAYVEEMEGLMTQEIQGNWWSGPSVDVSQSDIRPIVRNQLNILNRDIASALRSGGFDRATRTHLEDLQARVQDVLDGDD, encoded by the coding sequence ATGAACTACGGAAAAGTTACTATAAATAGACTTGCAGTACTTTTGCTGAGTTTCACCTTTGTTATTGCAGGGTGTAAGACAGCAGAAAAAGCAGCAAGTTCATCTGAAGGCCCATCCCGGGGAATGCGAGGCGGCGGCCCAAGTGGTGATGGCGAAATGAAAAAGTACAGTGATGTCATCACTAAAGATGCAGAAACAGACGAAGGACTGTTTGATGTACATAAGGTTGAAGACAAATATTACTATGAAATCCCTGATGCCTTGTTAGGCCAGGAAATGTTATTAGTTACACGTGTTGCTAAAACAGCAGATAACCTCGGTTACGGTGGCGAAAAGCTTAACACTCAAATCGTAAGATGGGAAAAGAAGCAGGATAAAATTCTTCTTCGTCACATCTCCTATGAGAACGTTGCTTCAGAGACCAAGCCTATTTATGAAGCGGTAAGAAATTCTAACTTCGAGCCAATCATTGCTTCTTTTGATATTGAAGCTCTTAATCAGGATTCAACAGGTTCTGTGGTAGAGATAACCAGTATGTTCACTGATGATATCCCATCATTAGGATTAGACAGTGGCGATCGCCGGCAGTATCAGGTACGCCGCGTAGATGGTAGCCGAACTTTTATTGAGCACATCAATAGTTACCCGGAAAATATTGAAGCGCGAAACATCCTGACTTATGATGCAGGAAATCCACCTTCAAACTCTTCCACAGGGACTATTTCTATTGAACTGAATCACAGTATGATTGTGCTTCCTGAAGAAGAAATGCGCCCAAGAGATTATGATCAGCGGGTAGGATTCTTTAGTGTTTCTAAAACGGAATACACGGACGAAGCTCAAAAGGCAAAACAAATTCAGCATGTAACACGCTGGAAATTAGTACCTAAAGATAAAGAAGCCTACATGGCTTGGATGAATGGCGAGAGTGACGAGCTTGTAGAGCCGGAAAATCCTATTATCTATTATGTTGACCCTGCAACTCCAGAGAAGTGGAGAAAATATTTACTTCAGGGTGTTGATGACTGGCAAGTAGCTTTTGAAGCTGCCGGTTTCAAAAATGCAATTATGGGTAAATTACCTCCAACGAAGGAAGAAGATCCTGAGTTTAGCCCGGAAGATGTACGTTATTCGGTGATTCGTTACTTCGCATCTCCGGTACAGAATGCATACGGACCACATGTTCATGATCCACGTACCGGTCAGATTCTTGAAAGTGATATCGGTTGGTACCATAACGTAATGAACCTTCTCAGAAACTGGTTCTTCATCCAAACAGCAGCAGCTAACCCTGATGCCCGCGGTGTAGAATTTGACGATGAGATTATGGGTGAATTGATCCGATTTGTATCTGCTCACGAAGTAGGTCACACACTTGGTTTCCCACATAACTTTGGTTCAAGTTACGCTTTCACGGTAGAACAGCTTCGCGATCCGGAATTTACTTCTACACACGGAACAGCACCATCTATCATGGATTATGCTCGCTTTAACTATATCGCTCAGCCTGGTGACGGAGTTACTAATTTCTATCCAGCTGTTGGCGAATATGACAAGTGGAATGCAAAATGGGGTTACACTTGGTTCCCTGATGACATGAGTGATGAAGAAATTAAAGCTACTCTTAATGAGTGGACTGTAGAAAGGGCAGATGATCCTTTGTACTTCTACGGCCGTCAAACCGGTAGCAAAATTGACCCACGTTCTCAGAACGAAGACCTTACCAATAATGCCATGGAAGCAGGCGAACTTGGCTTGGCTAACCTTCAGGTAATAACTGAAAACCTGATTGACTGGACCGAAAGAGAAGGTGCTAATTATGAAGAATTAGACGAGCTATATGGTAACATCATTGGTCAGTGGAGAAGGTACATGGGACATGTGTTGTCTAATGTTGGTGGTATCTATGAAAACCACAAAACGTATGAGCAGGATGGCGTTGTTTATGAAGCTGTTCCTGAAGCAACCCAGCGTGACGCGATGGAGTTTTTACAGCAGCATGCATTCAGTACACCAACATGGGCTTTCAGTGATGAAATCCTTGATCGTGTAAATCAGGCATCAGCTGTTGATGATTTCCGAGGTGCTCAAGCCGGTGTTCTTTCCGCTCTTGTTGATGGAAGACGAGTTGCAAAACTGATTGAGTTCGAGCGACGTTCAGATGACGATACGTACACTGCTTTCGAAATGATGGATGACGTACGTAACGGTATTTTCAGCGAAGTAAGAGCTAATGAAAATATTGATGTACATCGCCGAGCTCTACAGCGTGCATACGTTGAAGAGATGGAAGGCCTGATGACTCAGGAAATCCAAGGAAACTGGTGGTCAGGACCATCTGTTGATGTAAGTCAGTCTGACATTCGCCCAATCGTGCGAAATCAACTAAACATTTTAAATCGTGATATTGCCAGCGCTCTAAGAAGTGGTGGATTTGACCGAGCCACAAGAACGCACCTTGAAGATCTCCAAGCGAGAGTTCAGGATGTACTTGACGGTGACGATTAA
- a CDS encoding sterol desaturase, producing the protein MESLIEFFENVPTSFRAGMLIGGIFLFWIIEGVFPLFEFGYKKVRHAAINLVLNGFFVVIGLGFAGLLVWSSNYVTANEFGVLQWVEMPIWVQAIVGVMLLDFFGAYLIHWIEHKVIFMWKFHLVHHSDTTVDVTTGLRHHPGEAVFRMVFTIIGVIVVGAPIWIVFLYQSISALFAHLTHANINMPRKIDRALSWIFITPLMHKVHHHYTQPYTDTNYGNIFAVWDRAFGTFAQVDEMTELKYGIDTHMDPAENDNLGNLLKIPFQSYRPPVGSKFGDEEVEISKEK; encoded by the coding sequence ATGGAATCACTGATTGAATTTTTTGAAAATGTACCTACTTCATTCCGGGCAGGAATGTTGATTGGTGGAATTTTCCTTTTTTGGATTATCGAGGGAGTATTCCCTTTGTTTGAATTTGGGTACAAGAAAGTCCGACATGCTGCTATCAACTTAGTGTTAAACGGCTTTTTTGTAGTGATTGGATTGGGTTTTGCCGGTCTATTGGTGTGGTCATCGAATTATGTGACGGCCAATGAGTTTGGGGTTTTGCAGTGGGTTGAAATGCCGATATGGGTCCAAGCTATTGTTGGGGTGATGCTGCTCGACTTCTTTGGTGCTTACTTGATTCATTGGATAGAGCACAAAGTCATATTTATGTGGAAATTCCATCTCGTACATCATAGCGATACAACGGTAGATGTGACTACAGGACTCCGCCACCATCCCGGAGAAGCTGTATTTCGAATGGTATTTACCATCATAGGGGTGATTGTAGTTGGAGCTCCCATCTGGATTGTGTTCTTATACCAAAGCATTTCTGCGCTATTCGCTCACCTTACACACGCGAATATAAACATGCCAAGAAAGATAGATCGGGCTTTGTCGTGGATTTTCATCACGCCATTGATGCATAAAGTTCATCATCACTACACCCAGCCTTATACAGATACCAATTATGGTAATATTTTTGCTGTCTGGGATCGTGCTTTTGGAACCTTTGCCCAAGTTGATGAAATGACCGAGCTCAAATATGGCATCGATACTCACATGGATCCCGCCGAAAATGATAATCTGGGGAACTTGCTTAAAATTCCATTTCAGTCGTATCGCCCGCCAGTAGGTTCAAAGTTTGGGGATGAGGAAGTAGAAATTTCTAAAGAGAAATAA
- a CDS encoding sodium-coupled permease: protein MSWIDWSVLIIFLGYTVWDGTRQGKDASTIEGYLLANRSMPWWAAGLSVMATQASAITFIGTTGIAYVEDMRFVQTYLAIPFAMIFICMFLVPFFNKMQNFTAYEVLEERFGLKTRLTTSGLFLISRGLALGVVIAAPSYVLALLLGLPLNVTIIIIGIIATGYTTVGGIAGVINTDVKQMAVMMFGLIFCFGLVWMNLPENVDFGDALYLAGSLDKLTALDLNFDLSEKYNVWSGVIAAFFLMVSYFGTDQTQVQRYLTTDSVKNARKSLLLTAYAKVPMQFFILLLGVMLYVFFIFNPAPASFRATEPVAEQQEFRIAEERILKQYDLAHIAREDAALAAVQNRSKENQQAFINADREMNEARQADLALQAEIQQADVNDTNYIFPYFILNHVPIGIIGLIVGGIFAAALSSIDSELNALTTVSIVDWYRRLKGDTYEEMHYVKSSRGVTFMWGAIATVSALLLGETKSIIELINQIGSYFYGSILGVFVLLLWVKRATGTGALIGLISGMASVFTFDRLFYNATTADYSFIFPWSEVPDGYTKAIEFLWLNPVGTIMVVMVGLILSYINPRKS from the coding sequence ATGAGCTGGATTGACTGGTCGGTATTAATCATTTTTTTAGGATATACGGTATGGGATGGAACCCGTCAGGGTAAAGATGCATCCACCATTGAAGGCTATTTATTAGCTAATCGCTCCATGCCTTGGTGGGCAGCGGGACTTTCAGTAATGGCTACTCAAGCCTCTGCAATCACGTTTATTGGAACCACGGGAATTGCCTATGTGGAAGATATGCGCTTCGTGCAGACCTATCTCGCCATTCCTTTTGCCATGATTTTCATCTGTATGTTTCTAGTTCCCTTCTTCAATAAGATGCAGAATTTTACGGCCTACGAGGTTTTGGAAGAACGATTTGGCCTCAAAACACGATTAACCACTTCCGGTCTTTTTCTAATTTCACGCGGACTTGCTCTAGGTGTTGTGATTGCCGCTCCCTCCTATGTATTGGCCCTTTTGCTTGGTCTTCCGCTTAATGTGACCATTATCATTATTGGCATTATTGCCACCGGATATACTACTGTTGGCGGTATTGCGGGTGTAATCAATACGGATGTAAAGCAGATGGCTGTGATGATGTTTGGGCTCATATTTTGCTTCGGCCTGGTCTGGATGAATCTGCCCGAAAACGTTGATTTCGGAGATGCTCTTTACTTAGCCGGAAGCCTCGATAAGCTTACCGCCCTTGACCTGAATTTCGATTTATCCGAAAAATATAATGTCTGGAGTGGAGTGATTGCCGCCTTCTTCCTGATGGTTTCCTATTTCGGAACCGACCAGACTCAGGTGCAACGATATCTGACAACCGATTCAGTCAAAAACGCACGAAAGTCACTACTGCTTACGGCTTATGCTAAAGTACCTATGCAGTTCTTTATTCTCTTACTTGGGGTGATGTTATATGTGTTCTTCATCTTTAATCCCGCACCGGCTTCTTTTCGTGCAACAGAACCTGTAGCTGAACAACAAGAATTTCGTATTGCCGAAGAACGGATTTTGAAGCAATATGACCTCGCCCATATCGCACGTGAAGATGCGGCCTTAGCTGCGGTTCAAAACAGGAGCAAGGAAAATCAGCAAGCCTTTATAAATGCCGATCGCGAAATGAATGAAGCTCGTCAGGCTGATCTGGCTTTACAAGCTGAAATCCAGCAGGCAGATGTCAACGACACCAATTATATCTTCCCCTATTTCATCCTCAATCATGTCCCTATTGGTATTATTGGGTTGATTGTAGGTGGGATTTTTGCAGCTGCACTCAGTAGTATAGACAGTGAGCTCAATGCCTTAACCACGGTTTCCATTGTAGATTGGTATCGACGGCTCAAAGGCGATACGTATGAAGAAATGCACTATGTGAAGTCTTCGAGAGGTGTCACATTTATGTGGGGCGCTATAGCCACGGTTTCGGCTTTACTGCTTGGGGAAACTAAATCTATTATTGAGCTCATTAACCAGATTGGCAGCTATTTCTATGGATCTATTCTGGGTGTGTTTGTATTACTGCTTTGGGTAAAACGAGCAACCGGAACCGGAGCTTTAATTGGGCTTATTTCAGGAATGGCTTCCGTGTTCACCTTCGATCGTCTTTTCTATAATGCCACTACTGCCGACTACTCTTTCATATTCCCATGGAGTGAAGTGCCGGATGGTTATACCAAAGCCATCGAGTTTTTATGGTTGAATCCGGTGGGTACCATTATGGTAGTTATGGTTGGGTTGATATTAAGCTATATCAACCCTCGAAAAAGCTAG
- a CDS encoding glutamate--tRNA ligase yields MSVRVRFAPSPTGFLHIGGLRTALYNYLFARHNDGKFILRIEDTDQSRYVEGAEQDIIDSLEWTGMEIDEGPGKGGDFGPYRQSERKDIYHKYAEQLVEAGHAYYAFDTVEEIDEMRERLEKSGNPSPKYDAITRQSMKNSLTLPQDEVEKKLENGDEYVVRLKVPRKENVRFEDEIRGSVSFDTEGLDDQVLLKSDGMPTYHLANVVDDHTMEITHVIRGEEWLSSTPKHILLYNAFGWEPPKMAHLPLIMSPSGGKLSKRKAESEGIPVNTKDYIKGNYEPDALVNFLAYLGWSPGDDSEIHDLKELCELFTLDRVSKGGAVFNYKKLMWYNENYIREHSVEELKPRVKALFEESEFKIPNEEFLSDVIELLHERVSRIEEFVSMGAFFFEAPQEYDEKALKKWKEDSPVILKAYRDKIEQLSDGDFEAVTLKDKIKETIEEHNVGFGKLMMPLRVAVSGQGFGPDLTPALELIGKEEVLDRIDTAIEKL; encoded by the coding sequence ATGAGCGTTCGCGTACGATTTGCGCCTTCACCAACCGGATTTTTACACATTGGCGGATTGAGAACCGCACTTTATAATTATTTATTTGCCCGCCATAACGACGGTAAATTTATATTGAGAATTGAGGATACCGATCAGTCCCGATATGTAGAGGGAGCCGAACAGGATATTATTGATTCTTTGGAATGGACCGGGATGGAAATTGATGAAGGTCCTGGCAAAGGCGGAGATTTTGGTCCTTACCGACAGAGCGAGCGAAAGGATATCTATCACAAGTATGCGGAGCAGCTGGTTGAAGCCGGTCATGCCTATTACGCTTTTGACACAGTTGAGGAAATTGATGAGATGCGTGAGCGTTTGGAGAAGTCCGGAAATCCATCTCCTAAATATGATGCGATTACGCGTCAGTCTATGAAGAATAGCCTGACTCTTCCTCAAGATGAAGTTGAGAAGAAATTAGAAAATGGTGACGAGTACGTAGTTCGCCTGAAAGTACCGCGTAAAGAGAATGTCCGGTTTGAAGATGAGATTAGGGGCAGCGTTTCTTTCGATACCGAAGGATTAGACGATCAGGTTTTGCTAAAATCCGACGGAATGCCAACATATCATTTGGCAAATGTTGTTGATGACCACACCATGGAAATCACCCACGTTATTCGCGGTGAGGAATGGTTGAGCAGTACACCCAAGCATATCTTACTCTATAATGCTTTTGGATGGGAGCCGCCAAAAATGGCTCATTTGCCGTTGATTATGTCTCCAAGTGGCGGAAAACTTTCCAAGCGTAAAGCTGAAAGTGAAGGGATTCCGGTAAACACCAAAGATTACATAAAAGGAAATTATGAGCCGGATGCTCTTGTGAACTTCCTGGCTTACTTGGGATGGAGTCCCGGTGATGATTCTGAAATTCATGATCTGAAAGAACTTTGTGAGTTATTTACACTCGACCGTGTGAGTAAAGGTGGAGCAGTCTTCAACTACAAAAAACTGATGTGGTATAATGAAAATTATATCCGTGAGCATTCAGTAGAAGAGCTTAAGCCAAGAGTGAAAGCTTTATTTGAAGAGTCAGAATTTAAGATTCCAAATGAAGAGTTTTTAAGTGATGTTATTGAGCTTCTACATGAGCGTGTATCCAGAATTGAGGAATTTGTAAGCATGGGTGCTTTCTTTTTTGAAGCGCCGCAAGAATATGATGAAAAAGCCCTCAAAAAATGGAAAGAGGACAGTCCAGTTATCCTAAAAGCATATCGGGATAAAATTGAGCAGCTATCTGATGGTGACTTCGAAGCTGTTACCTTGAAAGACAAAATCAAAGAGACGATTGAAGAACATAATGTCGGTTTTGGAAAACTGATGATGCCGCTACGAGTTGCTGTGAGTGGACAGGGCTTTGGTCCGGACCTAACCCCGGCGCTGGAACTTATCGGTAAAGAGG